Part of the Haloarchaeobius litoreus genome is shown below.
GCGCGCACGGAGCTGATGGACACGGCGGCGCTCCCGTCGCGTTCGCGGTCGTACTCGGCTTACCCATCATCGCTGGCCTCGTTGGGGGCGCCGTCATCGTTCGATGCAGAAACGAGGACCACAGGGCCGGGAGGGGTCATCCTACGAGTATCGGCCTCTTGCTCATCGTCTTGGGTATCACGTTCGCGGGGACTGCACTTTCGAGGAGCCTTTCACTGGGTATCGGAGGCGGAATCGTCGGTTCGCTTTCGGTACTGTGGGCCGCGCACAGTCGCGCATCCAAACGGCACGGGCACCTTTCGCACGCGAACCTCTCGCTCGGTGCCGTCTTCCTGCATCGCCTGTTCGAAGGAATCGTGCTCGGGACGCTCTACAGCGTCGGCGCAGCCGTGGGACTACTCGGTGCTGTCGTCATTGCCGGCCACACGGCCCTCGAAACGGTAGCAGTCGGAGGTCTGTTCACCCCTCACCGTCTCCGAGTTGTTGGCGCAGTCGTCCTGCTTCAGGTCGGCTACGCTGTCGGCGCCATGGTCGGAATCGTCGTAGCTGGGACCGTCCCGTCATCGGTCCACACCATCGCACTCGCGCTCGCCGGAGGGATACTCCTCGTCACGGGGATCAATGAATCGAGACGCGCCTCTCCAATCCATCCGACGGAGATACCCATCAAGGGACAACGTGCTAGGGTACCGGACGGTGGGCAACGGGTAGAAAGAGAGCGGACGGCCATCACGCTGCCAATCAAGCGGCGGCTCGAAATGCAGGGCTTCACGTGCTCGTCGGACCCAGCGTTCGAAGCCGTCGTCCCGTGGCTTCGGTTGTCGCCTGCGCTTACCACCACCGTCGCCACGCTAGGAATCATCCTGCCGTCACCGCTCGTCCTCGTCACCCTCGCTCTCGTCACGGGGTTCTGTGCGGTGACCACCCGACATCCATTCGACCTCCTCTACAATCACGGCATCCGGACGCTGATCGGGTCCGCGACGCTTCCTCGTAACGAAGTACCACGCCGGTTCGCCTGTGGCATGGCCACGGTCTGGTTAGTGATGACTGCGATCGCCTTCTGGAGGGGTACGACGCTCGTCGGATATGTTCTCGGTCTGCTGTTGATTGCATTCGGTGGACTCGTCGCCACGACGCACTTCTGTTTCGGGGCACTGGTGTATCGAGTACTGGTTCGACGTGGCGCCGAGCTGTTCCTCAGGTCATGATGGAATCTACCCACATCCGCGGCGAGACGACGGTGCAGGGGTTGTAGCAACTCAGCGGTCTGCAACTAACAGCGCCAGGATATTGCTGAGAGAACTGTCACTTGATACTGGTGTAGTCAGGGAGGAGGCGAGAGCAGTCTTGTATAACATGGTCAGACCGGGAGGCTCGCATTCTCACGCCACTCCTCATCTACCCGCGCTCCAATTTCCGTCAGGCTGTCGAACACTGTTTCGATGTCATCGATGGTCGTCCGGTGGCTGCAAATCGACATTCGGAGGGCGCGGCGGTCCTGGATCGACGTGGTCGTGAGAAATGCGAGTCCACTCTGCACGACCTCGTCTGCGATGCGCTGGTTGAGTTCGTCGAGGTACTGGTTGACTCGCACCAGCGGGACCGCCGGCGGGTCGACCAGCACCTCCTGGAGGTCTGCCGGAACGTAGCGGAACGAGTAGATGAACAAATTCGGTTCCTGAACTGCTGCGAAGTGGTCGTGAGCCCGGACGAGCGTATCGAGATGCTCGGCGCAGTTGACGCTCTTGCGCAGCAGCGCCTGATATCCCTCCTGCCCGTAGTGCTTCAGGGTCATCCAGAGCTTCAGCGCACGGAACCCGCGGGACATCTGCGGCCCGAACTCGTAGTAGTCGAATTCCTCCGGAGTCTCCGCAACTGACCCTCGGAGATACGACGCGTCCATCGCGAACGTCCGTGCGAGGATCTCCTGCTCGCGGACGAGAACGGCACCGCACTCATAGGGAATGAACAACCACTTGTGGGGGTCGACCGTTACGGAGTCAGCACGCTCCATCCCCGCATAGCGCGGCTCGAACTCGGGGACCATCGCCCCTACCGCCCCGCAGGCGCCATCGACGTGGAACCAGAGGTCGCGCTCCGCACAGATGTCGGCGAGTGCGTCAAGGGGGTCGATTGCACTCACGTTGATAGAGCCTGCCTGGCCGATGATACAGAAGGGTTCGTCTCCGTTTGCTTGGTCGGCTTCTAGCATCTGTTCGAGAGCGGCCACGTCCATCGTGAAGTCGTCGTGACTCGGCACTCGTCGGACGGCGTCGCGACCGAGATTCAGCATGTCTGCAACCCGGACGACGCTGGAGTGGCCCTCGTGATCGGCCACGTACAGTGTATACCGTGGGCGGTCGGTCTCCTGCAACCCAAGATCGGTTGTTTCGAAATCGGTATGCTTGCGGAGTGCGGCCAGAAGAGCGGTGAAGTTGGCCATTGTCCCGCCGCTGGTTAGCAGACCGCCAGTCTCAGATGAGTATCCGATCGCCTCTGCCAGCCACTGGATGCAGCGGCGCTCAACCTCCGTCCCTGAGGGTGCCGGGTGCCAACCGCCCGTGTTCATGTTCACCGTTGCTGCGATGGCGTCGGCTAGCGGAGCAAGCGGGGTACCCGACCCCATCACGAAGCCAAAGTATCGCGGCGAGGGGTTGTGGGTCGCATAGGGGATGACGAACTCTTCAACAGCGTCGAGGATCAGTTCCGGATCTTCACCCTCCTCGGGAAGAGGTTCGTCGAACGCAGTAACGATGTCCTCAGGGTCGGCCTGGACGTAGACCGAACGGTCATCGATACTCTCGTAGTAGTCGGCGATGATGTCCACGGTCCGGTATCCCAGTTCCCGGAACGTATCGTGGTCGAATTCGGAAACCGACGACTCATCTGGGGGTTTCATAACAGACGCTACGCTTTGGGGGGAGTTAACAACTAACACTAGCCGAGGGTAAACGACGGGATTCTCACCTTGAAAAATGATAGAACGCCTAAGACGTGTGTTTTGAGTCTTCCCTGCTCTCACGTTGCTCAGCTTTGTTCAGTTCGATAGCAAATTTATCGCCCCTCATAAATACACAAGGAGATATTGTTTGGTAATGCGATATGATGAGCGGGAGGATGTGTATGGCCGTGAGGAGTACTATTGGGGAACGGAGCCGAACAAGATGGCCGAGAAAACGGTCGAGGTGGCACCGGTGGTGGAAAATACGATAACAGCGATTGATATCGGAGCCGGTGAGGGACGAGATGCGGTGTTTTTCGCCGAACAAGGATGGCACGTCTATGCGACGGATGTTTCCCCTAACGGGCTGGCGAAGGCAGAACAACTTGCCGAGACTCGGGGAGTGACGCTTCAGACTATCGAAGCCGATGCAAATGACGCCACCCTTCCTGAGCCGGTCGATGTAGTCTATTCGGCCGGGGCGATCCAGTACATCCGCCCTGAGAACCGCGAGCGGCAGTTTGAGCACTTTAAATCTACAACGGCTCCCAGCGGGATCCATGCGATGTTCGCTTTCGTTGACCATCCCGACATCTCGACGCCACCGGATTGGACGAAAAACGAGTATTTCTACGCACAAGGTGAACTGGCAGAATATTACACAGAGTGGGAAGTGCTGCAAGCCGAGAGGTTCGTGTTCGATGACGATTCGGGTGACGAACGCCACCAACACGCCGCTGAGATACTCTACGCTCAGAAACCAAACTAACCGGCTATCCTATCCGATATACGCACTTCCTGTACTTCCCGATAATCTGTTATTGTGAGACGAATCCGACATATAGCATGAAACGGTCGTCGTGGCCGTATGTGCAACAGACTTGGGTCGAATCTTCCGGCTGCTCATCGAGTCTGAAAATACGGAGGGTGCTGTCGTGGATCGAGTTCCAAAGCACCAGTCCGTAGTTAGAAGCTCTGTGACAGCCGTCCTTTCCCCTACCGACTCTCCCGCTGCTCCACCTTGTTCAGGTAGCTGAAATCCGTAACACACACGTGTGAAAGAAAGCCGTTTTCCGAATCTGAAACCCTCGGATACAGTACGTAGAATCAATTTCTCGTCCCCGCTTATAAATGAGAGAGTGCAGTGGATAGTGAATCGCCGCAAACTGTCCTCAAAAAACGTCCGGCGACTTCCCGGTAATCGCCCACGATGGTCTCTGCCGTGGCCCTGTTGAAATCCTGAACAGTGACATCTTTCGACGCCCGTACTGAATACACAGCGCGTATCTTGTATGGAGCTCCGGCCAGTTCGAATCGGTCAATATAGGACGCTCATAACCGATTAATACAGGGCATTACTTACCAATTGGATGAATGTTTGACTGTAGACCGACGGGTACCGATGGTGGGGAAGAGGAGTTGGTCAGGCACTCACCGTCCAATGGGTCTTATACAGGCCATCCTCAGAACAGTACGGAGACCGCGCACTGAATTCGGATTCTAGTCGGGAAGACTGGATCGGCGAACGGTACAGGAATCCCCCAACTACTACAAAAGCAAAGACGAATCAGGAGATCCAATTCGACGGGCTGACGTCGTGGTGCGCTACGCGCCGGAAGACCGGTAGACGTTCGCGTCCTCTCGCCGAACCATGCAATCAGCCGTCCAGCGGCTCCTGTAACGCCTCCTCTATCGGCTCGTCGCCGGCCGCGATTTCGAACGTTTCGCCGTACGTGCTCTTGGCCTCGAGCGCCGCGACCAGTGTCCGGGCGACGTCCTCGCGCGGGATATCCACGTCGTCCCCGTCGAGATCGGCGCCGATTCTGATTCGTCCGGTGCCGTCCTCGTCTGTCAGCGGCCCGGGCCGGATAATCGTGTACGTCAGGTCGCTCTCCCGGAGGTACTCGTCGGCCTCGGCCTTCGCCTGGAGGTACTCTCGCAGCGCTTCCGGGCCGCTCTCGGGGCGATCGGCGTTAATCGAGCTGAGCATCACGAACCGTTTGATGCCTTCGGATTCGGCCGCGTCGACGAGGTTGATCGCGCCGTCGCGGTCGACGCCCCACACGTCCTCGCCGCCCGAACCCGCGGCGAAAATGATCGCGTCGATTCCCTCGACAGCGTGCGAGACGTCCCCGGTCAGATCCGCGACGACCGGCTCGGCGCCCAGGTCCTCGATGTCCGACGCTTGCGACTCCGCGCGAACCATCCCCCGAACACTGTGGTCGCTCTCGGCGAGGATATGTGTCGCGTGTTGGCCGACCTGTCCGTGCGAACCGGCAACGAGTACGTTCATACGCTAGATATCGGTCGGTATCGTGAAGAGGGTGGCGGCGATCGGCGGTCACAGGAGCGACGCAATAAAGGAAAGGGGACCACGTTGTGGTCGGAGCCGGATGCCTCAATGGCCTCGCATCCAACGTTGCCCGCCGCTCCGGTGAGTGCTATGCGAATTATCAGTAGCCTCTCGGCCCTTCACGGGTGTGGAGATGTGGTATGGTCTCACGAGCCGTGACAGCGCACGGTCCCGTCGCTCGATCAGAGACCGGAGGGAGCTACGTTGCACGCGTCGCGGAAGGCACCCTGGACGACCTCCGAGATGGCGGGGTGGACGTGGATCGTCTCTGCGATCAGCTCTGCATCGGCACCCGCTGCGACGGCCGTGCTCACCTCGTGAATCATCGTTGACGCCTCCGGGCCAATGATGTGACAGCCGAGCACCTCGCCCCCGCTCCCCACGATAGCCTTCGCGAATCCGCCCTCGTTACGCAGCGCCACCCCGAGCGCCGTGTCGTCGTAGGCGCAGGTTCCCACCTCGTAGACGACCCCCTCGTCGAGGTCACCCTCGTTTTGCCCGAGGCTGGCGACCTGCGGCGACCCGAAGATGGCGTGAGCCATCCCTGGGTACTCGACGGGTCGCTCGTTCCCGCGAACGGCGTTCTCGACGACGTATTTGGCCTCGTTGTCACCAGAGTGTTTGAACATATAGTTGCCCGCGATATCGCCCATTGCGTAGACGCCGTCGACCGACGTACGGAGGTACTCGTCGGTTTTGACGAACCCCTTTTCATCGGTCTCGATGTCGGCTGCCGAGACGTTCCAGACATCGCTGTTCGGTTTCCGGCCAGTTGCGATCAGGAGCCGGTCACCGCGAACATTGATCTCCTCGCCACCTTCCGACTC
Proteins encoded:
- a CDS encoding DUF4395 family protein, encoding MEVTNRKEPQPLSTPAGDGRPLRFAKSQKILLSGTQRLLIRLTVWFAALVVGVTPVGAHGADGHGGAPVAFAVVLGLPIIAGLVGGAVIVRCRNEDHRAGRGHPTSIGLLLIVLGITFAGTALSRSLSLGIGGGIVGSLSVLWAAHSRASKRHGHLSHANLSLGAVFLHRLFEGIVLGTLYSVGAAVGLLGAVVIAGHTALETVAVGGLFTPHRLRVVGAVVLLQVGYAVGAMVGIVVAGTVPSSVHTIALALAGGILLVTGINESRRASPIHPTEIPIKGQRARVPDGGQRVERERTAITLPIKRRLEMQGFTCSSDPAFEAVVPWLRLSPALTTTVATLGIILPSPLVLVTLALVTGFCAVTTRHPFDLLYNHGIRTLIGSATLPRNEVPRRFACGMATVWLVMTAIAFWRGTTLVGYVLGLLLIAFGGLVATTHFCFGALVYRVLVRRGAELFLRS
- a CDS encoding pyridoxal phosphate-dependent decarboxylase family protein, which codes for MKPPDESSVSEFDHDTFRELGYRTVDIIADYYESIDDRSVYVQADPEDIVTAFDEPLPEEGEDPELILDAVEEFVIPYATHNPSPRYFGFVMGSGTPLAPLADAIAATVNMNTGGWHPAPSGTEVERRCIQWLAEAIGYSSETGGLLTSGGTMANFTALLAALRKHTDFETTDLGLQETDRPRYTLYVADHEGHSSVVRVADMLNLGRDAVRRVPSHDDFTMDVAALEQMLEADQANGDEPFCIIGQAGSINVSAIDPLDALADICAERDLWFHVDGACGAVGAMVPEFEPRYAGMERADSVTVDPHKWLFIPYECGAVLVREQEILARTFAMDASYLRGSVAETPEEFDYYEFGPQMSRGFRALKLWMTLKHYGQEGYQALLRKSVNCAEHLDTLVRAHDHFAAVQEPNLFIYSFRYVPADLQEVLVDPPAVPLVRVNQYLDELNQRIADEVVQSGLAFLTTTSIQDRRALRMSICSHRTTIDDIETVFDSLTEIGARVDEEWRENASLPV
- a CDS encoding class I SAM-dependent methyltransferase, with protein sequence MRYDEREDVYGREEYYWGTEPNKMAEKTVEVAPVVENTITAIDIGAGEGRDAVFFAEQGWHVYATDVSPNGLAKAEQLAETRGVTLQTIEADANDATLPEPVDVVYSAGAIQYIRPENRERQFEHFKSTTAPSGIHAMFAFVDHPDISTPPDWTKNEYFYAQGELAEYYTEWEVLQAERFVFDDDSGDERHQHAAEILYAQKPN
- a CDS encoding SDR family oxidoreductase; amino-acid sequence: MNVLVAGSHGQVGQHATHILAESDHSVRGMVRAESQASDIEDLGAEPVVADLTGDVSHAVEGIDAIIFAAGSGGEDVWGVDRDGAINLVDAAESEGIKRFVMLSSINADRPESGPEALREYLQAKAEADEYLRESDLTYTIIRPGPLTDEDGTGRIRIGADLDGDDVDIPREDVARTLVAALEAKSTYGETFEIAAGDEPIEEALQEPLDG